One genomic window of [Clostridium] scindens ATCC 35704 includes the following:
- a CDS encoding PIN domain-containing protein, with translation MRKIYVIDTNILIHAPEAILNFEDNEVLLPMVVLEELDGLKNSEKEKGRNAREAIRHLENLRVQGNLVEGVETEQGGIIRVEKNYVDIELPTDMPEDKMDNRILKVCLGLQKDYPEGQIILVTKDMLLRIKAQMLSITAQDYTTDRILKEEEQYSGRLEVYVEEDHFKELKKKGIKPEYIYQMGEDGIRHQVVPEMNQFLILKADQSTKKTQLGRFDGTKVVPLQYKKSKPYGVSPRNVGQLFFASTFWRKMQNIFGECCISKLEKVARPRLAAILPAT, from the coding sequence ATGAGAAAAATATATGTAATTGATACGAACATTTTGATTCATGCGCCAGAGGCAATTTTGAATTTTGAAGATAACGAGGTACTGCTCCCTATGGTAGTATTGGAAGAACTTGATGGATTGAAAAATTCTGAAAAGGAAAAGGGGAGAAATGCCAGAGAGGCAATTCGTCATCTGGAGAATCTTCGAGTGCAGGGCAATCTTGTAGAAGGTGTGGAGACAGAGCAGGGAGGAATCATCCGGGTAGAAAAAAATTATGTTGATATTGAACTTCCAACGGATATGCCGGAAGATAAGATGGACAACCGGATATTAAAGGTATGTCTGGGACTTCAGAAAGATTATCCGGAAGGACAGATTATTTTGGTTACAAAAGATATGCTTCTTAGAATCAAGGCGCAGATGCTGTCAATTACGGCTCAGGATTATACAACGGACAGAATATTAAAGGAAGAAGAACAGTATAGCGGAAGGCTGGAGGTTTATGTAGAGGAAGATCATTTTAAAGAACTTAAAAAGAAAGGAATCAAACCGGAATATATTTATCAAATGGGAGAGGATGGAATTCGTCATCAGGTTGTGCCGGAGATGAATCAGTTCCTTATCTTAAAGGCAGACCAATCTACGAAAAAAACCCAGCTTGGACGTTTTGATGGAACAAAAGTAGTTCCATTGCAATATAAGAAAAGCAAGCCGTATGGTGTGTCACCAAGAAATGTAGGTCAGTTGTTTTTTGCAAGCACTTTTTGGAGAAAAATGCAAAATATTTTTGGAGAATGTTGCATCTCCAAATTGGAGAAAGTTGCAAGGCCTCGGCTGGCAGCTATTCTGCCAGCTACATAG
- a CDS encoding ATP-binding protein, with protein MADIEKSIAACCKQLKLSTNFAGQAFEQKGDTPQEYLLNLLTNEIEYRTAKRKSKFLNTAGFPRRYRVEEFRADEIDFPEDVSFQSLLDLEFYHTGKNVIMYGGTGTGKTMLSILIGMSACNQEIPVRFYRTAGLINLFSESQSSGKLTALKKKLNSARILILDEFGYVPYDRTGSQLLFDYLSEIHEQKSVILNTNLEFSQWVNVLYDQRMTTALIGRLTHHVELILFPGINNRLRESSINATLSRISSQEAGNNG; from the coding sequence ATGGCTGATATAGAAAAATCCATTGCAGCATGCTGCAAACAGCTCAAGCTGTCCACGAACTTTGCAGGACAGGCTTTCGAGCAGAAAGGAGACACACCGCAGGAATACCTTTTAAACCTCCTGACAAACGAAATTGAATACCGTACAGCAAAAAGGAAGAGCAAGTTCCTCAATACCGCCGGCTTCCCACGTAGATACCGCGTGGAGGAATTCAGGGCAGATGAGATAGATTTCCCGGAAGACGTCAGCTTCCAAAGCCTGTTAGACCTGGAGTTTTATCATACAGGAAAAAATGTCATCATGTATGGAGGAACAGGAACCGGTAAAACAATGCTTTCCATTCTGATTGGAATGTCTGCATGTAATCAGGAAATTCCGGTAAGATTCTACCGCACTGCCGGACTTATCAATCTCTTTTCCGAGAGTCAGAGCAGCGGAAAGCTTACTGCACTGAAAAAGAAGCTTAACAGTGCCCGGATACTGATTCTGGATGAATTCGGATATGTTCCGTATGACCGCACCGGTTCACAGCTTCTGTTTGATTATCTTTCTGAGATACACGAGCAGAAATCGGTGATTTTAAACACGAATCTTGAATTCTCACAGTGGGTGAACGTTCTTTATGACCAACGGATGACAACAGCACTGATTGGCAGGCTCACCCACCATGTGGAACTGATTCTGTTCCCGGGGATCAATAATCGGTTACGTGAATCAAGCATCAATGCAACTCTTTCAAGAATCAGCAGTCAGGAGGCAGGTAACAATGGCTAA